CGCCTATAACGCCACCGGGTAACTCCGCAAACCGCCAAATATTGAAGTTTATTATTGATTTTTGCGTAGTAAGGGTATTATGGAAGGCCGATTTTTGCTACGCGAAAATCATTTGCAGAATTTAGGTTATATTATTTAACCGGTGAGAATTTTCGTCCACTTGAAATAGATTCTGTAAAAGGGTGGTGGGCAAAACATAAGAACGAAGCAAAGTACAAATCACCATACAAATATTACTTTAAAGCCCTTAGCTACATTAAAAGAGGTACTCTTACCGATAACAAAAAAAGAGAAGTTATTGCGCTTCTAGACAAAACGATTGATGTCGATTCTAACGCTATTCATGCAAGATGTATTCGTGGTGGATTTTACTCTTTAATCGGAGAAGATGATAAAGCAAAAGAAGATTTTGAATTTGTTAAGAATTTTGTTAATAAATTTCCGTTACAGCCTAAATATGAGTATAAATGGTTATTTTTCTGGCAGGCAGCGTCGCAGGTAAAACAAGGCAAAATCAATAATGCTGTAAACTCTCTAAAAAAGGCGTTGGAAATTGATCCAAAACTGAAAAGTGATTTAAAAGCTTATGCCAATAAATTTGAAGAGTTCAAAACACTAAAAGAAAATTTAGAAGTTAAGTAGGTTGGGTTGGACGAAGTGAAAGCCAACATTTCTTTATGCTAATGACAAATCGGGAAGAAAACCATGGAAATAGCTCCAAGAATCAGTGTCGATGAGAAAGTCCGTTTTGGCAAACCTGTCATTACAGGGACACGAGTTCCTGTAGATCTTATTCTTGGTAAACTGGCAGGCGGCATGACTTATGAAGAAGTTATGGCTGAATATGAGATTACACGTGAAGATATATTAGCAGTTCTCGATTACGCAGCCAAGACCTTGTCAAGTGAAGAAATACGGGCAGTAAGTTAATATGCCAAAGTTTTTAATCGATGAAGATATGCCACGCTCTACTGCTGGAGCTCTCAAAGATCGTGGTTATGAAGTCAAAGATATCCGAGATTACGGACTTCGTGGTGCCGATGATAAAAAGGTTTACCAATTTGCCCAGAACGATCAGGCAGTGCTTA
This window of the Candidatus Brocadia sp. genome carries:
- a CDS encoding DUF433 domain-containing protein, whose protein sequence is MEIAPRISVDEKVRFGKPVITGTRVPVDLILGKLAGGMTYEEVMAEYEITREDILAVLDYAAKTLSSEEIRAVS